TCGGTCGCCCTTGTCGTCGTCGGAGCCGCCCGAGCCGCCCGAGCCGGAGCCGCCGTTGGAGCCGCCGTTGCCCTTGCCGTCGCCCGAGGGGGTGCGGCCGGTGGCGGTCGAGCCGGTGCCGGGAGTGCCGGAGAGGACGCGGGTGCAGTAGCGCTTGACGGTCTCGCCGTTCCTGAGCGCGCCGAGGAGCCGCTGCCGGCCGCTGTCGGCCAGCGTGCCGTCCTGGTACTCGCGGCAGGCCTTCAGCGTCTTCCTGCGCTCGGCGTCCTCGCCCCCGGTCTTGCCCGACTCGCCCGGGGTCGGCGACGCGCCGGTGCCGTCGTGGCCGCCGGTTCCGCCGGTGGCGGTCGGCGGGCCGCCGCTGGTGCCGGGGGTGGGGGTGCCGCTCTCGCGGTCCAGGGGCACGGACGGGATCGCCGGGCCCGTGCCGCCGCTCGGCGATCCGAGGACGGCGGGCCCGCTGGAGCCGGAGCCGTCGGGGGTGCCGGCGGCGGTGACGGAGCGGGGCGCGGGCTCCCGGGTGAGCGGCAGCATGCCCGTACCGGCGGCGACGGCGACCCCGCCGACGGTGACGGCGGCGAGCGCGGCGGCCAGGCCGTAGCGCAGGGAGCGGCCCCAGCGGTGGCCCGCGGGGGCGGGTGCGATCCGTACGGTGCCGAGTTCGGGCGCGGCGGGAGGCGTGGCGGCGGGCGCGGCGGACACCGCGTACGCGGCCGCGGCGGCTTCGGCGGCACGCTCGGCGGAGACCTTGCGGAAGGCGGCCAGGGCCGCGGCCTCGCCGGGGAGTTCGCCGTCCGGGCCGAGGGCGGCGGCGGGGGTGCGGGCCGCGCCGAGGGTGCGCGCGAGGAGTTCCGCCTGCGCGCGGGACGCCTCGTCGGGGAGGCCGACGGGGTCGACCGGCTCGCCGCGCAGCAACCGCTCCGCGGCCTCCTGGTCGAGCCACTGGTACCGCTCGTCGGCCATCACATGTCCTTCTGCGTCCGCGCGCGCGATTGCGTCACACCGCCGGGGGCGGTGGCCCCCGGGCGCCGGCCGCGCTGCGGAGGGACGCCGTCCAGCGGGGCGGCGGGGTCGGCCTCGGGGTCCTCGGGGCCCGTGGCGCCGGCCGCGCCGAGGAGTTCGGCGAGTTTCTTGAGGCCGCGGTGCGCGGCGGTGCGGACGGCGCCGGGGCGCTTGCCGAGGGTGTCGGCGGCGCTCTTGGCGTCCAGGCCGACGACGACCCGCAGGACGACGGCCTCGGCCTGGTCCTGCGGAAGCTGGGCGATGAGGTGCATGGTGCGGCCGGTGGCCAGGGCTTCCAGTGCCTCGCCGGCGGTGTCGGAGTCGGCGGGCTTGTCGGTCAGTTCGGTCTCGTCGCCGCCGACCGCGGGGCGGCGGCCGCGCATCCGGATGTGGTCGAGGGCGCGGTTGCGGGCGATGCGGGCGGCCCAGCCGCGGAAGCGGTCGGCGTCGCCGTCGAAGCGGTCGAGGTCGCGGGCTATCTGGAGCCAGCTCTCGGAGGCGACGTCCTCCGCGTCGGCCTCGCCGACCAGGGTGCGTATGTAGCCGAGGAGCCGGGGCTGCACCGCGCGGTAGACGGTGCGGAAGGCGTCCTCGTCGCCGTTCTGCGCGGCGAGCACTGCGGCGGTCAGCTCCGCGTCGTCCCCCAGCACTCCCCACACCTGTTCGTCGTCGCGCCATCGCGGCTGGTCGGCACCGCCACGCCGCCCTGGGCGCAGCAGAACGCTACGTCCTTTTCGGGCGCCGCGTCCACGCGGGTCCGCTCTTTGTACAACGTGCAACTTCTGTCGGGGACGGCGGGGTGTGACCGGGATGCGGCGGAGTCGCGGGGAGTGCGCGGCGGGGGTGTGACACAAATCGCGGACCCGGCGCTGTTAGGAGTACGGGGCCGTGCTGCGGCTCCGCGGACGACGACCGGGGCCTCTCCTGTGGGGGGTGGCGGCCCCGGTCGTCTTCCTTTTCGGGCGCCTCTTCGGGGCGCCCTTTTCCTTTCGCCCGCCCTCCCCCCTCAACTGTCAACCGGCCGTTGACACCGAGAGACTGTCAACCTAGGGTTGCACTCATGACGAATCCACTCGGCGTGAGCAACCCCGTGCGACTCGACGACCTGATCGACGCGATCAAGAAGTCCCACCCGGACGCCCTCGACCAGCTCTCCGGCGCGGTCATCGCGGCGGACCACCTCGGCGAGGTCGCCGACCACCTGATCGGCCACTTCGTGGACCAGGCCCGGCGCGCCGGCGCCTCCTGGACCGACATCGGCCGGAGCATGGGCGTCACCCGGCAGGCCGCCCAGAAGCGCTTCGTACCGAAGGGGGACAAGGACGGCGACGCGGCCGCCCTCGACCCGAACGCCGGCTTCAGCCGGTTCACCCCCCGGGCCCGGAACGTCGTGGTGGCCGCGCAGAACGAGGCCGCCGCCGCCCGCAACGACAGGACGGCCCCCGTCCACCTCGCGCTCGGCCTGCTCGCCGAGCCCCAGGGCATCGCCGCCGTCTGGATCACCCGCCAGGGCGTCACCCTCGACGCGCTCCGCGAGGCCCTCACCCCGGCGCTGCCGCCGGCGGCGGAGGAGGTGCCCGCGCTCATCCCCTTCGACGCGGACGCCAAGAAGGTCCTGGAGCTCACCTTCCGGGAAGCCCTGCGGCTGGGCCACACCTACGTCGGCACCGAGCACATCCTGCTGGCCCTCATGGAGTTCGAGGACGGCAAGGGCCCGCTCGCCGGCCTCGGCCTCCACAAGGCGGTGGCCGAGCGGCAGATCGCCGAGGCCCTCGCGTCGCTGCAGATCCAGGAGCCGGAGCCGGAGGCCTGACGCACGGAGAGGGCGGCCGGGACCACGGGGGGGTCCCGGCCGCCCTCTCGGTCGGCTTCGTCAGGCGGTACGCGCCCGGCGCGAGACCACCGCGCGGAGCACCCGGCCGCCCTCGGTCGACAGCTCGCGCGCCCGGCGCAGCCCCGTCGGGCCGTGGGCGGCGGATTCGAGGACGGCCTGCTGGCGTCGGAGTTCGCCCGCCTGGAGCGGGCCGTCGTCGTTCGCGTCGTGCAGGCGGTGCACGGCCAGGGCGATCACCGAGCAGCGCCCGGCCCACTCCCGCAGCGGGCCCTCCGCCCACTCGGCGGGAAGGCCGTCGAGCATCCCCCGGACGAGCCCGGCGGCCTCGTCCGCGCCGCCGCCCGCGCCGTCCAGCTCGGCCCGCGCCTTGCCGACCGCCTCGCCCCAGACCCCGCCGTCGCCGCGCGCGACCGCGGCCCACACGGGCCGCAGCACCTCGGCGCCCTCGGGGGCGAGCAGCGGCAGGCAGCGGTCCAGGCAGGCGAGCCCGGCGGCGGCCAGGCCCCGCTCGTCGGCCCGGTCGATCAGTTCCAGCAGGCTCGTGCTCGTCGCCGACGTCATGGACGCCTCCTCGCCACCCGATGCGGACGCAGTACTTCCACTACTGCGTCGCGCGGCGTGTTTCCGTCACTACGCGGCCGGAATCATGCCAGTCGCCTTCAGGTGCTGCATAGAGGTCAGACGCCGGACGAGCAGGATCGCCAGGACGGCCGCGAGGACGTCGAGGGCGTCGGCCGCGAGCATCCACTGGGTGCCGGCGACGAGCTCGTCCACGGTCATGGCACGGTCGAAGACCCGGCTGCCGACCTCGCCGGTGATCCGGGAGACGAGGAAGAACAGCCACCAGCAGTTGACCAGGACGAACTCGCCCCCGCGGTCGGGCCCGTACGGCTCGGGGCGGCTCGCCCGCCAGATGTCCACGATCTGCCCGCGCGGGAACCAGAACGCGACGATCGGGACGACCCAGCCCGCGATCATCCAGCCCTTCGCCCGGCGCTGGAGGTCCGGCGCCCAGACGTCGGCGTTGCCGCGCAGCCGGAACATCCAGACGATGAAGAGCACCGCGGTCGCGAGCAGCAGCAGGCCCTGCGCCGACCAGGCCACGGTCGAGGCCAGGGTGCCCGCGTACCCCTCCGGGTCGGGGTGGTCCGCCAGCGGGCCGGTGAGCTCGGAGCGGACGCCGGAGGTGGCGATCAGGCTGACGACGTCGGCCGCCGCGGTGGCGCCGAGCAGGGACACGACGGCGTAGGACAGGCCGTTGGGATTGCGGAGCATGGTCGGGCGGATCCCCCCAGGGAGTACGGCGCCCCTCCCCGAGGCGCCGACGCGGCCGGACGGCCGCAGCGGGGAGGACCGTACGTGACGCGGAAGACCGGCGTCCACGGGGAAAGCACTCAGTCGGGCCTGAGTACCTCAGCGCACCTGTCCGGCGAGCGCCTTGAAGCGGTCCCAGGTCAGGGCCGGTCTCCGGGCGTCCCACAGCTTCTGCGCCGTCGCCGTCAGCGGCATCCGGATGCCGTCGGCCACCTGCGCCTGCGTCTGCGCGCCCGCCAGGTCGCACCAGACCGCGAAGCTGCCGCCGAGGATCTGCGGGTCGTAGCGGGCGGGCACGGGCGTGGTGCCGCGCAGAACCAGGGGGGTCCACTGCTCGTAGATGCGCCGGCCGGTGGGGTACGCGAAGTCGTTGGGCTGGCCGAGCACGTAGTAGAGGTACTCGTCGTTGTAGTTGAGCACCTTGCGGCCCGCGCTCAGGTACGCGACGGGCGGCCGGGCGCCGATCTCCTTGCCGGTCCAGTAGGCGACCTGGAGGTCCTGGGCCGCGACGGCCACCCCGCCCGGGTAGAAGCCGTCGTTCCAGGCGCGCAGGGCCTTGCCGGTCGGCCGGACCACCGCCGCGCGGTCGTTCAGCCAGCCGGTGGCGAGGTCCTGGACCCGGCCCGAGGCGCCGTACCTCGCGGTGGCCGCGCGGGCGAGCTGGGGGTAGGTCGCCTCGGGGTTCCTCGCCATCAGGGCCACGTACTCGTCGCCGCCCAGGTGCCAGTAGGCGCCGGGGAAGAGGCCGGTGTACTCGCGGAGCAGCTCGTCGACGATCCGCGCGGAGGCCGGCTTGGAGATGTCGACGGCGCCGCGCGGGGTGCGGCCGGTGGCGCTGACGAGCTGGAGTTCCGGGTGGGCGGCGATGACCGCGCCCAGGTGTCCGGGCGAGTCGATCTCGGGGACCACGGTGATGTGCAGGCTCGCCGCCAGGTCCACGATCCGCCGGACCTCGGCCTTGCTCAGGTGCCGGGCGGAGACCACCTCGGGGTGACTGTCGGAGGCGATGCGGAAGCCCTGGTCGTCGGAGAAGTGCAGACCGAGCTGGTTGAGCTTGAGGTCGGCCATCTCGCGGACCCGGGCCTCGATCCAGGCCGCGTCGAAGTACTTGCGGGCGATGTCGACCATCAGCCCGCGCTGGGGCTTGGCCGGGGCGTCCTCGACCACGCCCTCGGGTATCGCCCCGGTGGACCTGACGGACTGCTTGAGGGTGCGGGTCCCGTAGAAGACGCCGGCCTGGCCGGGGCCGGTGATCCGGACCCCGCCGCCCTGGACGGCGAGGGTGTACGACTCGGCGGAGCCCTGGCCGCCGAGGGCGAGGGAGACGTCGCCGGGCCGGGCGGCGGCGGTGCCGCGGTACGGGACGCGCAGCTCGCCCGCGATCAGCCGGGCCTCGTCGGCGAGGGCGGCCTCGTCCTTCGCGGCGACCACGACCCCGGTGTCCGGTCCCGGCTTCCAGCCGGGGCCGCGGGCCGCCCGGTGGGAGCCGACGGCCGGGATCGTCCGCGGGGCCGTGGAGAGCGGGTAGGTCCGGGTGGGCGTCGGGCTCGGCGGCGGCGTCGTGGCCGTGCCGGGGGCGGTGGCCGTGGTGCCCGTGCCGGAGGCGGCGGGCGGGCCGTCGCCGGAACCGGTCGAGCAGGCCGCCACGGTGGCCAGTGCCACCGCGGCCGCCACGAGTGCGGGGCCCCGGAGGGGCCCTCGTATGGAGTACCGCATCACTCGGAATCCTCTCTCACCGCGCGATTCACGGCATCCCGGGCCTTCTGTCGACGCCTCGACCGAAACCACTCGTCCAGGTGAAATTCGCGCATCCGTCGGACACTTCCCCCGTCCCGCCGATAGCGTGGCGTCACATCCACCCCACAGCTTGCCCTGGCACCCCTGCGTCCCTCCCGGAGTCACCGCTGACCAGCACCAGCACCGGCGACACTCGCGCACCCTCC
The DNA window shown above is from Streptomyces showdoensis and carries:
- a CDS encoding RNA polymerase sigma factor, whose translation is MLGDDAELTAAVLAAQNGDEDAFRTVYRAVQPRLLGYIRTLVGEADAEDVASESWLQIARDLDRFDGDADRFRGWAARIARNRALDHIRMRGRRPAVGGDETELTDKPADSDTAGEALEALATGRTMHLIAQLPQDQAEAVVLRVVVGLDAKSAADTLGKRPGAVRTAAHRGLKKLAELLGAAGATGPEDPEADPAAPLDGVPPQRGRRPGATAPGGVTQSRARTQKDM
- a CDS encoding Clp protease N-terminal domain-containing protein; this translates as MTNPLGVSNPVRLDDLIDAIKKSHPDALDQLSGAVIAADHLGEVADHLIGHFVDQARRAGASWTDIGRSMGVTRQAAQKRFVPKGDKDGDAAALDPNAGFSRFTPRARNVVVAAQNEAAAARNDRTAPVHLALGLLAEPQGIAAVWITRQGVTLDALREALTPALPPAAEEVPALIPFDADAKKVLELTFREALRLGHTYVGTEHILLALMEFEDGKGPLAGLGLHKAVAERQIAEALASLQIQEPEPEA
- a CDS encoding DUF4328 domain-containing protein; this translates as MLRNPNGLSYAVVSLLGATAAADVVSLIATSGVRSELTGPLADHPDPEGYAGTLASTVAWSAQGLLLLATAVLFIVWMFRLRGNADVWAPDLQRRAKGWMIAGWVVPIVAFWFPRGQIVDIWRASRPEPYGPDRGGEFVLVNCWWLFFLVSRITGEVGSRVFDRAMTVDELVAGTQWMLAADALDVLAAVLAILLVRRLTSMQHLKATGMIPAA
- a CDS encoding beta-N-acetylhexosaminidase; its protein translation is MRYSIRGPLRGPALVAAAVALATVAACSTGSGDGPPAASGTGTTATAPGTATTPPPSPTPTRTYPLSTAPRTIPAVGSHRAARGPGWKPGPDTGVVVAAKDEAALADEARLIAGELRVPYRGTAAARPGDVSLALGGQGSAESYTLAVQGGGVRITGPGQAGVFYGTRTLKQSVRSTGAIPEGVVEDAPAKPQRGLMVDIARKYFDAAWIEARVREMADLKLNQLGLHFSDDQGFRIASDSHPEVVSARHLSKAEVRRIVDLAASLHITVVPEIDSPGHLGAVIAAHPELQLVSATGRTPRGAVDISKPASARIVDELLREYTGLFPGAYWHLGGDEYVALMARNPEATYPQLARAATARYGASGRVQDLATGWLNDRAAVVRPTGKALRAWNDGFYPGGVAVAAQDLQVAYWTGKEIGARPPVAYLSAGRKVLNYNDEYLYYVLGQPNDFAYPTGRRIYEQWTPLVLRGTTPVPARYDPQILGGSFAVWCDLAGAQTQAQVADGIRMPLTATAQKLWDARRPALTWDRFKALAGQVR